The following proteins are co-located in the Vanessa cardui chromosome 15, ilVanCard2.1, whole genome shotgun sequence genome:
- the LOC124535906 gene encoding glutactin-like, whose translation MQSTIFFMLAIVAFTAAKQLNPGPQAISESSSTSKANDKRFATQEITLFLTPSQIKSLNEARNSANNEAEAQSQDNQQYILQGYGQQPEQTPWPKYTRVAPVEQPQEESQGFISQSPFLYKSRPIENQDGGFDPFNFYREQKLREQQAQIIEQEQEQERKEAQLFRPYNPVSDQAQEEALLHDELQQHWNRLLEHNRGQLKALSEANEKQNAEDLKANKESSQEEEEEARSEIEKQIQSALRNNKPYNFRQENSRAEEQGNNQRSPILIQKEVRVTKHLPVRVVEKVKVSVPTPVLVPVPEPYEVKVPHPYPVPYQIIKHIPVPVIRKH comes from the exons ATGCAGTCAACT ATATTTTTCATGTTAGCCATAGTGGCATTCACCGCTGCAAAGCAGTTAAATCCTGGACCGCAAGCAATTAGCGAATCCTCTTCAACATCGAAAGCAAACGATAAGAGATTTGCGACCCAGGAAATTACACTGTTTTTAACAccaagtcaaatcaaatctttGAATGAAGCCAGGAACTCTGCGAACAACGAGGCTGAGGCTCAATCACAAGATAACCAACAGTATATTCTTCAGGGCTACGGTCAACAGCCAGAGCAAACTCCTTGGCCGAAATATACCAGGGTAGCACCAGTTGAACAGCCTCAAGAGGAAAGTCAAGGTTTTATTTCCCAAAGCCCATTTTTGTACAAATCTAGGCCCATCGAAAACCAAGACGGAGGTTTTGACCCTTTCAACTTTTATCGGGAACAAAAACTTAGGGAACAGCAAGCACAAATTATTGAACAAGAACAAGAACAAGAAAGGAAAGAGGCTCAACTTTTCAGACCATACAATCCTGTCTCCGATCAAGCCCAAGAAGAAGCACTTTTACATGATGAATTACAACAACACTGGAATCGTCTTCTAGAACATAACCGCGGCCAGCTTAAGGCTCTGTCTGAAGCAAATGAGAAACAAAATGCTGAAGATTTAAAGGCGAACAAAGAGTCAAGTCAAGAGGAGGAGGAGGAAGCAAGATCTGAAATCGAAAAACAAATTCAATCAGCTTTAAGGAACAATAAGCCTTATAACTTCAGGCAAGAGAACTCTCGCGCAGAAGAACAAGGAAATAACCAAAGATCACCCATACTTATTCAAAAAGAAGTGAGGGTTACTAAACATCTTCCAGTACGTGTTGTAGAAAAGGTAAAGGTCTCAGTGCCCACCCCAGTGCTCGTTCCCGTGCCTGAACCTTATGAAGTAAAAGTACCTCACCCATACCCCGTGCCTTACCAAATTATAAAGCATATCCCTGTACCAGTAATCAGGAAACATTAA
- the LOC124535905 gene encoding trichohyalin-like has product MTKLLTYIFCILALVVLSTSKQLKTGPRAAEESSTSSTSSQKVDKRFVNQEYTLYLTPQEIRDLRNGKVSADAQEQINAERVRQQSGLKNSNREQQLKAYNQYIKANSQAEQPQVKAPNGKQQQQQKQNNEYNKALSQIEEAQTELRGLNQQLKEYNEYYKAISQITESQPDFHGFLSRNNQQKQLKSQPKLRGLNQQQQKLREYNEYNKPISQIEESQPQLRGLLSRNNQQQQLKEYNEAIAQIEESQPELRELLSRNNEEQQLNEYNKAIAEIEESQPEDLRELLSLNNQEQQLNEYNKAIAEIEESQPDLRGLLSADNEEQQLNEYNKAIAEIEESQPEIREFVSRDNQEQQLNEYNKVIAQIEASHPELRGFLSSGKQQKEQKEYKQYKNIFSQVEEPQAELRPILAKENQQQQQLKNSNQYNKSPSETEEPQIKTYNQYNKVISQTAKPQAAPQGEREALSQYSFYPKLNSEDENNAEQKPMEEKRQKLFTDIFRNEPQNTYNSQQERKTPEESTLKKESDWVPFSPESAYKEKFLPYEQLKQQWEGILTQNRLQMKEANVQQENQNMNETNTQTDEAKQVQSDAKSEQKTEVEKQIESIFRQQQAFEDERQSEQAKAVNQRPPIIIHKEVSVTRHLPVPVVRKVNVPTPVLVPVPEPYEVKIPHPYPVPLEIVKHIPVPVVRHY; this is encoded by the exons ATGACTAAGTTGCTAACATAT atattttgCATTTTAGCCCTAGTGGTGCTAAGTACATCGAAACAACTTAAAACTGGTCCACGAGCTGCAGAAGAATCATCAACTTCATCAACTTCGTCGCAGAAGGTTGATAAAAGATTTGTTAATCAAGAGTATACATTATATCTGACTCCACAAGAAATTAGGGATTTAAGAAATGGTAAAGTATCTGCGGACGCTCAAGAACAAATTAACGCTGAAAGAGTTCGTCAACAATCAGGTTTAAAAAATTCTAATCGAGAACAACAGTTAAAGGCATATAATCAGTACATCAAGGCTAACTCTCAAGCTGAACAACCTCAAGTTAAAGCGCCTAAtggtaaacaacaacaacaacagaaacaaaataatgaatacaACAAAGCTCTCTCACAAATTGAAGAGGCCCAGACAGAACTTCGTGGACTCAATCAGCAACTGAAAGAATATAATGAATACTACAAAGCTATCTCACAAATTACAGAATCTCAGCCAGATTTTCATGGTTTTCTATCACGTAACAATCAACAAAAACAACTGAAGTCCCAGCCTAAACTTCGTGGACTCAATCAACAGCAACAGAAACTTAgagaatataatgaatataacaaACCTATCTCACAAATCGAAGAATCACAACCGCAGCTGCGTGGACTTTTGTCGCGtaataatcaacaacaacagctaaAAGAATATAATGAAGCTATCGCACAAATTGAAGAATCTCAGCCAGAACTTCGCGAATTGCTATCACGTAACAACGAAGAACAACAGCTGAACGAATATAACAAAGCTATCGCAGAAATTGAAGAATCCCAGCCAGAAGACCTTCGTGAACTTCTATCTCTTAACAATCAAGAACAACAGTTGAACGAATATAACAAAGCTATCGCAGAAATTGAAGAATCCCAGCCAGACCTTCGTGGACTTCTATCTGCTGATAATGAAGAACAACAGCTGAACGAATATAACAAAGCTATCGCAGAAATTGAAGAATCTCAGCCAGAAATTCGTGAATTCGTATCGCGTGACAACCAAGAACAACAGCTGAACGAATATAACAAGGTTATCGCACAAATTGAAGCATCCCACCCAGAACTTCGTGGATTTCTATCAAGCGGTAAACAACAAAAAGAACAGAAAGAatataaacagtataaaaatattttctcacaAGTTGAAGAACCCCAGGCAGAACTTCGTCCAATTTTAGCGAAagaaaatcaacaacaacaacaattgaAAAACTCTAACCAGTACAACAAGAGTCCCTCAGAAACTGAAGAACCCCA aataaaaacatataatcaaTACAACAAGGTAATCTCTCAAACTGCAAAGCCCCAGGCCGCACCACAGGGAGAACGAGAAGCTTTATCACAATATTCATTTTATCCTAAATTAAATTCTGAAGACGAAAACAATGCAGAGCAAAAACCAATGGAAGAAAAGAGACAAAAGCTTTTCACTGACATTTTTAGAAATGAACCACAGAACACTTATAATTCTCAGCAAGAAAGAAAAACACCAGAAGAAAGTACTTTAAAAAAGGAGTCTGATTGGGTACCTTTTAGTCCAGAGTCTGCTTACAAGGAAAAGTTCTTACCTTATGAGCAGCTTAAACAGCAATGGGAAGGTATTTTAACACAAAACCGTTTACAAATGAAAGAAGCAAATGTTCAACAGGAAAACCAAAATATGAACgaaacaaacacacagacagatgAAGCTAAACAAGTACAATCAGATGCTAAAAGTGAACAGAAAACTGAAGTTGAGAAGCAAATCGAATCAATCTTTAGACAACAACAAGCATTCGAAGATGAAAGACAAAGTGAACAAGCTAAAGCTGTCAATCAAAGACCACCAATAATTATCCACAAAGAAGTAAGTGTAACGAGACACCTTCCCGTGCCGGTTGTAAGGAAAGTCAATGTTCCTACACCAGTCCTAGTTCCTGTTCCTGAGCCCTACGAGGTTAAAATCCCACATCCTTATCCCGTACCTTTAGAAATCGTCAAGCATATTCCTGTACCGGTAGTTAGACACTATTAG